In Arcanobacterium canis, the sequence CGGTGGCGTTAAGCCGTTCAAGCAGAAGGGCACCGGCCGCGCTCGTCAGGGCTCGATCCGTGCGCCGCACTTCACCGGTGGTGGAACCGTTCACGGTCCTCAGCCGCGCTCGTACGCTCAGCGCACCCCCAAGAAGATGATTGCTGCTGCTCTGCGCCAGGCGCTGTCTGATCGCGCACGCAACGGCCGCATCCACGTCGTGACCGAATTCCTCGGTGGCGAGAAGCCATCGACTAAGACAGCTCTCGTTCTGCTGAACAAGGTTACACAGTCCGGTAACTCACTCGTTGTGATCGAGCGTTCGGATGAGCTCTCGGCCCTCTCGCTGCGTAATGCACCTGAGGCGCACGTGCTCTACGCCGATCAGCTCAATGCGTACGACGTGCTCGTTGCCGACGACGTCATCTTCACCGAGGCTGCTCTGAACAACTGGGTTGCCGCTAACTCGAAGGAGACCACGAAGTGACTGAGTACGCAGCTTTCAAGAACAAGAACCCGCGCGACATCATCCTGGCGCCGGTAGCCTCCGAGAAGGCCGCCCGTCTGGAAGACGAGGGTAAGTACACGTTCCTCGTACACCCGGATTCAAACAAGACCGAGATCAGACTCGCGATTGAGGAGATCTTCAAGGTCAAGGTTGATTCGGTGAACACCCAGAACCGTTACGGTAAGACTCGTCGTACTCGCAACGGCATTGGCCGTCGCAAGGCAACGAAGCGCGCTATCGTGACCCTCCGCGAGGGCTCGATCGATATCTACGGTGACATCGTCGGCTGACGCCGGCAGGACTAAGAGGAAAAGAACTCATGGGAATTCGTAAGTACAAGCCGACGACCCCGGGTCGTCGCGGTGCGAGCGTTGCCGACTTCGCCGAGATCACCCGATCCACTCCGGAGAAGTCACTGCTTCGCCCGCTTCACAAGACTGGTGGCCGTAACAACAACGGCCGCATCACCACTCGTCATAAGGGTGGCGGACACAAGCGTCAGTACCGCGTGATCGACTTCCGTCGTCACGACAAGGACGGCGTGCCAGCACGCGTTGCTCACATCGAATACGATCCGAACCGTACCGCGCGTATTGCTCTCCTGCACTACGCCGACGGCGAGAAGCGTTACATCCTGGCTCCGAACAAGCTCGTTCAGGGTTCCATGGTTGAGAACGGTCCGTCTGCTGACATCAAGCCGGGCAACAACCTCCCGCTGCGTAACATCCCGGTTGGTACCGTGATTCACGCTGTCGAGATGCGTCCGGGCGGCGGTGCCAAGATCGCACGTTCAGCCGGTACGTCGGTACAGCTCGTTGCGAAGGAAGGCAAGCTCGCTCAACTGCGTATGCCTTCAGGTGAAATCCGCAATGTTGATGCTCGTTGCCGCGCCACTGTTGGCGAAGTTGGCAATGCAGAGCAGTCCAACATCAACTGGGGCAAGGCCGGACGTATGCGCTGGAAGGGCGTTCGCCCAACTGTCCGTGGTGTTGTGATGAACCCGTTCGATCACCCACATGGTGGTGGTGAAGGTAAGACTTCCGGCGGTCGCCATCCGGTTACTCCGTGGGGTAAGCCCGAAGGTCGTACCCGCCATGCCAACAAGCACAGCGACAAGCTCATTGTTCGCCGTCGCAAGACCGGTAAGAAGCGCTGATCAGGAGGATATGAGCTATGCCGCGTAGTTTGAAGAAGGGCCCGTTCGTTGACGACCATCTCATGAAGAAGGTTGACGATCAGAATGAAAAGGGCACCAAGAACGTTATTAAGACCTGGTCGCGTCGCTCGGTTATCACGCCGGACTTCCTTGGCCACACGTTCGCAGTTCATGACGGCCGGAAGCACGTTCCGGTGTTCGTCACCGAATCCATGGTTGGTCACAAGCTCGGCGAGTTCGCCCCGACGCGCACCTTCAAGGGTCACGTCAAGGACGATCGCAAGGGCCGTCGCCGCTGAGGCAAGAGGAGAGAATTATGGAAGCAAAAGCACAGGCGCGTTACGTGCGTGTGACTCCGCAGAAGTCTCGCCGCGTGGTCAACGAGATCCGTGGTATGCGTGCGCTTGCAGCAGTTGATCTGCTCACGTACGCACCGCAGGCGGTTGCGAAGGACGTGAAGAAGGTTCTCGAGTCGGCTCTCGCGAACGCTCGTTACGCTGCGGATGCAGCTGGTGAGAAGTTTGTCGATGGTGATTTCGTGGTTTCGGCTGCTTACGTTGACGAAGGCCCGACCATGAAGCGCATCCAACCGCGTGCGCAGGGTCGCGCAAACCGCATCCTGAAGCGCACGAGCCACATCACGGTCGTTGTCTCGAACAGCACGAAGTCCGAGAAGAAGGGAGCCTGATAATGGGACAGAAAGTTAACCCGACCGGTTTCCGCCTCGGTCTGACCACCGAGCACCGCGCCAAGTGGTTCACCGATTCGTCTAAGCCGGGTCAGAGCTACGCCGATTTCATCGGCGAAGATATCAAGATCCGCAAGATGGTTGAAAAGAACCTTGATCGTGCGGGCATTTCTCGCGTGAAGATCGAGCGTCGTTCGGAGCGCGTGGTTGTGGATATTCACACCGCACGCCCAGGAATCGTCATCGGTCGCCGCGGAGCTGAAGCTGAGCGCCTTCGCGCTGATCTTGAGAAGCTCATCGGCAAGGGCATTCACCTCAACATTCTTGATGTGAAGAACCCTGAGGCTGATGCCCAGCTGATTGCACAGGGTATTGCTGAGCAGCTTACAGCTCGTGTTTCGTTCCGTCGCGCAATGCGTAAGTCGATTCAGTCGGCTCAGCGTGCTGGCGTGAAGGGCATCCGCGTGTCGGTTTCGGGTCGTCTTGGCGGCGCTGAAATGTCGCGCAACGAGTTCTACCTTGAGGGTCGTGTGCCGCTGCACACGCTCCGTGCGAACATCGACTATGGCTTCTATGAGGCTAAGACCACCTTCGGACGTATCGGCGTGAAGGTTTGGGTTTACCGTGGCGACATGACCGACGCCGAGTATGAGCGTCAGCTCAACGAGTCGTCGCGTGGCCGTGGCCGTGGCAATGGTCGCGGTGGCCGTCGTAATGACCGTGGTAACCGCGGTGGCCGCGGCAACCGCCAGGAGAACGTGAACAAGGCTGAGGCTCCTAAGGCCGAGCAGCCCGCTACTACCCAGGAAACGGAGGCCTGAGTTAAATGCTCATTCCCCGCCGCACAAAGCACCGTAAGCAGCACCGTCCCACCCGTTCGGGTATGTCCAAGGGCGGCAACACCCTGGCCTTTGGTGAATACGGCATTCAGGCTCTTGAGCCGGCCTACGTCACCAACCGCCAGATCGAAGCAGCACGTATTGCGATGACCCGTCACATCAAGCGTGGCGGCAAGGTGTGGATCAACATCTTCCCGGATCGCCCGCT encodes:
- the rplD gene encoding 50S ribosomal protein L4 codes for the protein MADFKVDVLDATGKKTGDVTLAADLFDLEVNIPLIHQVVVAQLAAARQGTHKTKTRGEVSGGGVKPFKQKGTGRARQGSIRAPHFTGGGTVHGPQPRSYAQRTPKKMIAAALRQALSDRARNGRIHVVTEFLGGEKPSTKTALVLLNKVTQSGNSLVVIERSDELSALSLRNAPEAHVLYADQLNAYDVLVADDVIFTEAALNNWVAANSKETTK
- the rplP gene encoding 50S ribosomal protein L16, giving the protein MLIPRRTKHRKQHRPTRSGMSKGGNTLAFGEYGIQALEPAYVTNRQIEAARIAMTRHIKRGGKVWINIFPDRPLTQKPLGTRMGSGKGAVEWWIANVKPGRVLFELGGVDENLAREAMSRAMHKLPMKTRFITREEGE
- the rplV gene encoding 50S ribosomal protein L22, which encodes MEAKAQARYVRVTPQKSRRVVNEIRGMRALAAVDLLTYAPQAVAKDVKKVLESALANARYAADAAGEKFVDGDFVVSAAYVDEGPTMKRIQPRAQGRANRILKRTSHITVVVSNSTKSEKKGA
- the rplB gene encoding 50S ribosomal protein L2, with the protein product MGIRKYKPTTPGRRGASVADFAEITRSTPEKSLLRPLHKTGGRNNNGRITTRHKGGGHKRQYRVIDFRRHDKDGVPARVAHIEYDPNRTARIALLHYADGEKRYILAPNKLVQGSMVENGPSADIKPGNNLPLRNIPVGTVIHAVEMRPGGGAKIARSAGTSVQLVAKEGKLAQLRMPSGEIRNVDARCRATVGEVGNAEQSNINWGKAGRMRWKGVRPTVRGVVMNPFDHPHGGGEGKTSGGRHPVTPWGKPEGRTRHANKHSDKLIVRRRKTGKKR
- the rplW gene encoding 50S ribosomal protein L23, with the protein product MTEYAAFKNKNPRDIILAPVASEKAARLEDEGKYTFLVHPDSNKTEIRLAIEEIFKVKVDSVNTQNRYGKTRRTRNGIGRRKATKRAIVTLREGSIDIYGDIVG
- the rpsS gene encoding 30S ribosomal protein S19, with the translated sequence MPRSLKKGPFVDDHLMKKVDDQNEKGTKNVIKTWSRRSVITPDFLGHTFAVHDGRKHVPVFVTESMVGHKLGEFAPTRTFKGHVKDDRKGRRR
- the rpsC gene encoding 30S ribosomal protein S3; amino-acid sequence: MGQKVNPTGFRLGLTTEHRAKWFTDSSKPGQSYADFIGEDIKIRKMVEKNLDRAGISRVKIERRSERVVVDIHTARPGIVIGRRGAEAERLRADLEKLIGKGIHLNILDVKNPEADAQLIAQGIAEQLTARVSFRRAMRKSIQSAQRAGVKGIRVSVSGRLGGAEMSRNEFYLEGRVPLHTLRANIDYGFYEAKTTFGRIGVKVWVYRGDMTDAEYERQLNESSRGRGRGNGRGGRRNDRGNRGGRGNRQENVNKAEAPKAEQPATTQETEA